A genomic region of Papaver somniferum cultivar HN1 chromosome 7, ASM357369v1, whole genome shotgun sequence contains the following coding sequences:
- the LOC113294473 gene encoding putative disease resistance protein RGA3, with amino-acid sequence MLMTLDISSVNSSRQENVSVIPVLGMRGVGKTALAQLVYQDDSIKRHFEPRAWVCVSDDFDVFKIVKEIIESVTDKKCPDMSKKSVLAGMLQKNLKGKRYLLVLDDLWNENAEDWEKLKDLLRVGDPGSKILITTRNDTVASVVRGIIPPYSLKCLSVSDCWSIIRDKAFSPGGAFETPNMIKIGESIASR; translated from the coding sequence ATGCTAATGACCCTCGACATATCATCTGTGAATTCTAGTCGACAAGAAAATGTTTCTGTCATACCTGTTCTGGGTATGAGGGGAGTTGGGAAGACCGCGCTTGCTCAGCTGGTCTACCAAGATGACTCTATCAAGAGACACTTCGAACCCAGAGCTTGGGTTTGTGTTTCTGATGATTTTGATGTCTTCAAAATCGTAAAAGAAATTATCGAGTCTGTCACAGATAAAAAGTGTCCTGATATGTCAAAAAAAAGTGTCTTGGCTGGTATGCTTCAAAAGAATCTGAAGGGGAAGAGATATTTGTTAGTCCTGGACGACCTGTGGAACGAGAATGCAGAAGACTGGGAAAAGCTGAAGGATCTGCTAAGAGTGGGTGATCCTGGAAGCAAAATCTTAATCACTACGCGTAACGACACAGTTGCATCCGTTGTTAGAGGTATAATTCCACCTTACAGTCTAAAATGCTTATCCGTGAGCGATTGCTGGTCTATTATAAGAGACAAGGCATTTTCTCCTGGTGGCGCATTTGAGACcccaaatatgataaaaataggAGAGTCAATAGCGAGTAGATGA